The window CGGCCGAGCCGCCTCCGGCGGTGCGGTGCGAGAGGACGGGGGCACGACCCGGCTCCGGGCCGCCATGACGGTGGTGCAGTGCACGGAGCCCGTACAGCTCCGCGTCGAAGTCCGCCCGGCCCCCGGAGGACCCGTCGGGCGTCAGAGGCAGCCGTCGCGTGCGTCCGTCGCGCAGCAGGACCTCGACGCGGTGGATGTCCTGGTGCCGCCCGCGCTGGACGCGGGCGCGCAGCTCGGCGACATCGGACCACGGCATGCTCCGCCGGCGCAGCAGCGTCCGGGAACGCAGGCCGTGGTCGTCGGCGGTGACCCGGGCGGTGGCGGCGTACAGGCACACGAGACCCAGCAGCGCGAGCAGCAGACCCACGGCCGACCACAGGTCCGGGAAGCCGGCACCGCAGGCCGGGCGCACGGCGGCCAGGCCGGCCCCCGCCGCGACGAGGACTGCGGAGTACCGGGCGGCACGCCTCCTGCGGCGGCGCGGGATCACATCCGGGGTGTCGGTCATGCCGGGATCGTGTCACCGGCGGGACCGCCCCCGCCTGTGCGGTGTACGGCAGTTTCGGCGCCCGCCACCCTGCCGGTCCGTCACCCGCGGGCGCGGCCCGGCGTCCGCAGGCGTCGTGGCGTACCCCCGCGCGTGACGTGCCGTCAGTCTCCGGAAGGAACCGGCCTCACGGCCGGGTCCGTCCGGCGTTGGGCGGCCCACAGCGCCCGCTGGACCAGCAGCGTGCACGTGCCCGCGAGCACGATGCCGCCGAGGTTGGCCAGCAGCTGCGCCGACGACCCCCAGGTCTGTTCGAGGTCCTGGTAGCTGAAGGCGACGGCGGCGTTCGCCGCGGCCGGAACCGTCGTCACCGAGATGGCCACACCGATCAGCGCCCCGGACTTCGCCGACGTCAGCGAGAGCGTGCCCGCGATGCCCGCGAGGAGAGCGACGACGAAGGACGTCCAGTCCGGGTGCCAGATGAACCCCGTGTTCGGCCTCTCCGCCCTGATCATGTCGGCGCTGAACAGCCCGAGCGCGTCCATCAGCCACGCGAACCCCGCCGTCAGGACCATCGCCACGGCGAAGCCGCCGATCAGGGCCCACAGCGACCGCCCGACGAGCCGGGGTGCCCGCTGCACCAGCGCCGTCGAGATACCCGCCAGCGGGCCGAACTCCGGCCCCACCGCCATCGCCCCGACGATGAGGACCGCGTTGTCCAGGACCACCCCGCAGGCGGCGAGCATCGTGGCCAGGGAGAGGAAGGCGACGTAGGTCGCGCTGAAGGTCGACTCCTCGTGGGTCACCTCGCTCAGTTCTTCCCAGAGCACCGCGTCGGCGCCCTCGCCCGGTGCCGCCCGCTCCGCCTCGTCGGCGTGCCTGGACAGCGTCAGGTCCATGTTCTCGACGGTGATCGATCCCGCG is drawn from Streptomyces sp. NBC_00178 and contains these coding sequences:
- a CDS encoding DUF389 domain-containing protein, which codes for MLHLRLIVPAERTDEVVRLLERTVGTAHLAVLAGVARSPAGDVVLCDVAREAGDELIGELRRLGIDDAGSITVENMDLTLSRHADEAERAAPGEGADAVLWEELSEVTHEESTFSATYVAFLSLATMLAACGVVLDNAVLIVGAMAVGPEFGPLAGISTALVQRAPRLVGRSLWALIGGFAVAMVLTAGFAWLMDALGLFSADMIRAERPNTGFIWHPDWTSFVVALLAGIAGTLSLTSAKSGALIGVAISVTTVPAAANAAVAFSYQDLEQTWGSSAQLLANLGGIVLAGTCTLLVQRALWAAQRRTDPAVRPVPSGD